GACGTCGCCGCGATGGCGGGCCGGCTCGCACAGTATGTCCGCGATCAACGCAACGGCGCTGCGCCAGAAGCGAATTCGACGGGAATCCTGGGACTGATGCGGGCCGTGCAGGCCGAACCGCAACGCCGCGCGCTCGACCAGCTGCTGGTGCTCGGCACGCTGCTGGAGGGCCACGCCGATCACGTCATGGACGCCGTCGGGCCGGCCGTGGTCCCGACCGTCGGCACCATCCGGCGCCGCTTCGACGAACGCAGACAACGCAAACAGCCCCCGGTGCAGCGCATCGTGCGCGCGCTGCTCGGGTTCGACGCCAAGCTCAGCCAGTACACCCGCGGCAAGGCGTTCGTCGACCACGTGGTGTCCACGGTGGGGATGCGCAGGTTCAACACCGTGTGGATGAACGCCGAAACGCTCCCGCTGCCAACCGAAATCGACGAACCACAGCGATGGATCGATCGCGTGCTGTAGACACGCTGCGGCGGGCGATGGCCGAGTGCGCAGCGCAGGTCGAGGGCGAGAACTGGTGCGTGGCGCTCTCCGGTGGGCCGGACTCGTTGGCGCTCACCGCGATCGCCGCGACCGAGCGTCCCACCACGGCACTCATCGTCGACCACGGGTTGCAGGCCGCGTCACGCGCCGTGGCCGAGACCGCGCGGCAGCAGGCCCTGTCGGTGGGATGCGTCGCCGCCCGGATCATCCCGGTGGTCGTCGGCCGTTCCGGCGGACCGGAGGCCGCCGCGCGGGAGGCGCGCTACACCGCGCTGCGCGCCGCGCGGGACGGGGCCCCCGTGCTGCTGGGGCACACGCTCGACGATCAGGCCGAGACCGTGCTGCTGGGGCTGGGACGAGGATCGGGGCCGCGGTCCATCGCGGGCATGCGCCCGCACGATCCGCCGTGGCACCGCCCCCTGCTGGGCATCCGCCGCGCCGTCACGCACGCCGCGTGCGAGGAGCTCGGGCTCAAACCGTGGCACGACCCGCACAACTTCGAACGTCGGTTCACCAGAACCCGGCTGCGCCTGGACGTGCTGCCGCTGCTCGAAGAGGTGCTCGGCGGGGGCGTGGCCGAGGCGCTGGCACGCACCGCGACCGCGCTGCGCGAGGACACCGACACACTCGATCAGATCGCGGCGCAGGCACTGGAATCCGCACAGACATCGACCCCGGGCCTCGGCGTCGACAAACTCGCGTCGCTCCCGGATGCCGTGCGGCGCCGAGTGATCCGGGCCTGGCTGCTGGCCAACGGCGGAACCGACCTGACCGATGTCCAGATCCGCGGCGTGGACCGGTTGGTCACCGCATGGCGCGGGCAGGGCGGCGTCGCGGTCGGCTCGAACCTGGCACGGCAGCGGTTGTTCGTGGGCCGCCGCGACGGCGAGTTGGTGCTCTACACCGAACCGGTGTGAGGTTCGAGTTCGAAACCGGCCTTCTCGGCTTCTTCCACCAGGATCGGGGCGGCCGTGGTGGCCGCGTGGATACCGAGGACGCTGGCGATCTCCATCACCTCGAGGATCTCGCCCGCCGTGGCGCCGTAGCCGATCGCGTTCTCGATGTGCAGCTTCAGGCCGGGGACATACAGGTGGGTCGCGGCGGTGTCGAACGCGATGTAGACGAGTTCCTTGACCTTCGGTGCGAGCGTTCCGGTCTTCCACGGCACGCTGGAGAAATTGGTGTACGCCTCGAACAGGTCGGGGTCGAGTTCGAGCATGTCGTCCCAGAACGTGTGCCAGTACCCGCGGTTCTCGGTGAACTCCGCCTTGATCCGCTCCTGGTTCGCGTCGAGCGGCGCCGGACCGGTCCGCAGACCCTTCTCGACGAGCACCTGAACCAACAAGGGCACACCGATGTTCATCGCGTGGATGCCGAGCGTCGACGTGAGCTCGAGCACCTCCATGATCTCGTTCGGCGTCGCGCCCGCGTCGAACGCGGCCTTGATGTGCTGACGCACACCGGGGGAGTACATGTGCGTGGCCGCGGCGTCGACCGCGATGAACATGAATTCCTTGGTCTTGTCGTCGAGGTGGTTGTGCCCGTCGCGCCACGGCACCGACGAGAACGCCGTGTAGGCCTCCAGGAATTCGGGATCAAGCCGCAGGATGGCCTCCCACGGCTCGCCCCAGGTACCACGGATGCGGACGAAGTCTTCTTTGAGCTGCTGTTGGCGCGTGGTCAGGGTCATGCCGTCTCTCTTCTTCTCGTCGGGACGTGATTCAGTTGGTTGTCGAGGCGATCCACCGCGCGACCTCGGTGTGGTCGGCGTCCGGGTCCAGATCCTCGGCCGCGCGGGCCCACAGCTCGACCGCCTCATCGCCCAGGGTGGGTTCGACGCCCACCGCACGAGCCAGCGCGGTGGCGATCTTCATGTCTTTCAACATCAGTCGCAGGCCGAACCCGGAGTCGAACCCGCCGGGCAGGATGAAGTTGGGCCACTTGTTCTCGGTCGAACCGCTCCGGCCGCTCGACCCGTTGAACACCGACAGCATCACCTCGGGGTCGAGACCGAACTTCTGCCCGGCGATCATCGCCTCACTGGTGACCCACAGATGCGTCGCCGACATCAGGTTGTTGAGCGCCTTGACCGCGTGGCCCGCACCGACGCCACCGGCCCGCACCGGCCTGCCGAGCAACTCGAGCACCCCTGTGACGCGGTCGACGATGTCGGCGTCGCCGCCGACCATGATCGTCAGCGTCCCCGCTTCGGCGCCGCGCACGCCGCCGGAGACCGGCGCGTCGACGAGATGAATTCGGCGTTGTGCCAATTCGTCGGCGAGTTCGCGGGTACGCACCGGTTCGGAGGAGCTCATGTCGATCACGATGGTGCCGGGCGCCAGCGCGGCGGTCACGGCGTCGTCGCCCAACACCGACGTGACGACCTTCGAATCCGGCAGCATCAGGATCACGACATCGGCGGCCGCGGCCGCACCGGCCGAATGCACCGCGGTGCCACCGGCTTCGGTCAGGTGAGCGCGCGCCTGCTGCGCGAGGTCGAAGCCAAGCACCCGGTGCCCGCCCTTGATCAACAGCCGCGCCATGGGGCTGCCCATCCGGCCGAGCCCGATGAACCCGATGGTCAGCGCTTCCTGAGGGCCGGTGTCAGACATCGATTTCCATCTCCTTGAGTACGCGTTCGGCGACCCGGAAGGATTCGAGTGCGGCGGGCACACCGACGTAGATGGCCGACTGGATGAGCACCTCCTGGATCTGCGCGGGCGTCACACCGTTGTTGATCGCCCCGCGCACGTGCACACCCAGTTCGTGCATGCGGTTGAGCGCGGTCAGCGTCGCGAGGTTGAGCAGCGAGCGGGTCTTGCGGTCGATGCCGTCGCGTGACCACACCTCACCCCAGCAGTACTCGGTCACCAGTTCCTGTATCGGCCTGGAGAATTCGGTCACCGCATCGAGTGAGCGTTGCACGTGCGCGTCGCCGAGCACCTCCTTGCGGTTCTTGATGCCGCGCTCGTAACTCTCGGCGTGCGTGCCCTCGCTGGTCATGCGGTCACCTCGCTTGTCGGTGCGGTGTATTCGTCGTCGGTCACCGCGATCTGCCATGACGTGGTGCCCAGTGAGATCGCGGTGTGCACCATGAAGCTGTCGGGAGCCGCGCCGTGCCAATGGCGTTCGCCGGGAGGCGCCCACACGGTGTCGCCCGCCCGCAGCACATGGACCGGCCCACCGTCGGCCTGGATGAGCCCGCGCCCGGCCAGCACCTGCAGGATCTGGCCGTGCTCGTGGAAGTGCCAGTGGGTACGGGCCCCCGGCGTGAAGTTCACGGTGTTGATCGTGACACCGTCGGTCGCGGGCATGGTCAGGTACGGGTATGCGGCGCCGGTGAACTGCGAACCGGGTTTGCCTGCCACGCCTGCCTGCGAACGCGCGGGGGTGATGATCACAAAGCCTCCTTCGGGTTGTACAGGCGGACTCCGCCCGACACGTCGCCGATCGCGTCGACGACGGTGTTGCTGATCTGGTCGGCGTAACCGAGTTGGCGCGCGAGGCCGAAGGCCGCGACGGGCCCAGGGGCGTTGAGACTCGCGACCCCCAGCTGGGCCACCAGGTCGAGATAGGTCGCCACGTCCTTGAGCATCAGGGTGTTGGTCAGCCCGCCTTTGAGGTAGTCGCCCTGGATGATCTTCGGGAAGCGGTTCAGGCTCGCGAAGCTCACGCCGGAGCTGGCGTTTATGACGTCGAGAACGGTCTTGAGATCCAGGTCCGCCTTCTTGGCCGCGACCATGACCTCGGCGGTGGCCGACAGCGTCACCGCGTTGAGGAAGTTGTTGAGCAGTTTCACCGTGTGGCCCGCGCCGCTGTCGCCGCACAGGAAGATCTTGTCGGCGAACAACTCCAGCACGGGTCGCGCGGTCTCGAGGGCGGACGTGTCGCCGCCGACCATGAGGGTCAGCGTGCCCTTCTCGGCCGCCGCGGCCCCGCCGGAGATGCCCGCGTCGAGGAGGGTCGCGCCGCGCGCGGCGACGTCGGCGGCGATCCGGCGGGTCGACGCCGGTGCCGACGTCGACAGGTCGACGATGATCTGACCGTGCCGAATCGCTTCGAGGAAGCCGGGATCCGAGTACACGACGGCCTCGACGACGGCGCTGTCGGGCAGTGAAAGCAGCACCAGGTCGCTTTTCGCGACGACGTCGGCTGCCGTGGGCGCCGGGGTGGCGCCGACCTCCTCGGCCGCGCCCTGCCTGGTGTCGAACCCGAGCACCTGCCTGCCCGCGCGGACGATGCACGCGGTCATGCGACCGCCCATGTTGCCCAGACCGATGAAACCGATGTTGGGTGTGCTCACAAGCGCCACTCCTTTCCGTAGAGCGCGTCGTCGACGGCCCGCGTGTCCCAGGCTCCCGCGCCACCGGAGGGCCGCACGGTGTTGATGATCGAGGCGCCGCCGTCGACGGCGAGGATCTCGCCGGTCATGTACGCGGCGTCGTCGCTCAGCACGAACGAGACCACGCCCGCGATCTCGTCTGCGGTGCCCGCCCGGCGCAGCGGTGTCGTCGACGCGCGCTTGACCATGTCGTTCTTGCCGCCAGAGGCCGAGGCAGCCGCGGCGAACAGTTCGGTCGGCACGATTCCGGGGGCCACCCCGTTGACGCGGATGCCGAGCGGCCCGCCGTAGACCGCCGCGGCGTGCACGAGCCCGACGACGGCGTGCTTGGAGGTCTGGTACGGCAGCAGGTCGGCCGAACCGGTATGTCCGGCAATGGATGCCGTGACCGCAATCGATCCGCGGGTGTCCTGTGCGCGGTAGAGCCGGAAGGCGGCCCGCAGGCCGAGGAACTGTCCCCGCACGTTGACCGCCATCACACGTTCGAAATCGTCGACCGTCAGATCGGGTAGCGCGGCGAAGCTGCCGAAGATGCCTGCGTTGAGGTGGTGCAGGTCGATGCGCCCGAACTTCCCGACCCCGGCGGCGACGTAGGCTTCGACGTCTGCTTCCTGCGAGATGTCGGCCCGCACGCCGATGGACTCGGTGGGCAGGGCCGCGGCCAGTTCCTCGACCGCGTCGCCGTTGATGTCGACCGCGACGACGTGGGCGCCGTCGGCGGCGAGGCGCTGTGCCGATGCGCGGCCGAGCCCGGACGCCGCCCCGGTGATCACGGCGACGCGGCCCGCGAACCGGCCCGGCGTGGGCCCGGTCATGACAGCGAGCCGATCGTCGCGGCCAGACCGGCGAGTTCTCCCTCGGTGACGGCGGTGAAACGGGACAGGGTGCTCGGGTCATGGCCGGGGACGACGTGGGCGACGCGACCGGCGGACACCAGATCGGTGATGGTGTCGAAACCCGTGTACATCGCCGGTAGGTCGGCAACGAACGCGAACGGCATGTCCGCGTCGAGTTCTTCGTAGAAGTGCACCGCGTCGGAGGTCAGCAGCACCGTCCCCTCGTCGGTCGGCACCAGCAGGATGGCCTGACCGGGCGTGTGCCCGCCGACCTCCAGCAGCGTGATGCCAGGGGCGAGCTCGAGCGAGGCGGACCAGGTGTGCACGCGGCCTTGGGTGTGCGCGGTGGCGAGCACGGCGATCTCGTCGTCCTCGACCGACCAGTGGAACTGTTTGCGCGTCGCGAGCGGTCCGGTCCAGAAATCGTATTCGCGTTGTGCGATCACGTATCTGGACTTGGGGAACAGGTCCAGGTTGCCGATGTGGTCGTAGTGGGCGTGCGTGACGACCACGTCCGGCGCGGTGTCGGGATCCACTCCCAGTGCGGCGTATGCGCGGGCCGGATCGATGACGAACGTGCGGTTGCGGGACTCGCCACCGTGTTTGGAGAACCCGGTGTCGACGACGATCGTGCGTTCGGCGTTCTGCACCACCCAGAAGAAGTAGTCCATCCGGATGGGATCGTCGGGCTGACCGTAGATGTGGTGGTTGAGGTACACGTCCGACTTGTGGGTCGAACGCTCGCCGAACTTGACGATCGTCACCCGGTAGTTCGTGTTGTCGGGGCTCAATTCGTTCCCTTCGATCCGACTGTGTCTGTCCGCGGTTCCGCCCGCAACGCGGCAACGCTGTCCCCAGGATGCTCGCCGGCGGGCTCGTCGGAGGAGATGTTGCGGCCCGCCGTCTCGGGAAGCCAGGGCACGATGACCACCAGGGCGATCGCCGCAACCAGCACGAGGTAGCCGGCCGGGGCGACCGCGCTGCCCGTGGTGCCCGCGATCCAGGCCGCGATGAACGGGCCCGGCCCGGCGATGAAGGCCAGCGCGAAGTTGAAGCCCAGTGCGCTACTCGATGCGCGCGTCGAGGCGGGGAACAACTCGACGAGCATCACCACCGTGGTGACGCTGACCAGGCACTGGGCCAGGCTCAGGATGCTGATCCCGGCGACGACGGCGACGCCCTGACCGCCCGACATCATCAGGAACACCGGGAACGGCAGCACGACGTAGCCGACCGTGCCGATGATGTTGAGTTTGCGACGGCCGAAGCGGTCCGACAGCGCGCCGGCGACCGGACACAGCAGCATGTAGATCGCCAGACCGATGGCCGCGAGGCCAAGTGCGACACCGCGATCCAACTGCACGGTGGAGATCAGATAGTTCACGACGTAGGTCGCGAGGTAGTAGAAACCCAGACCCTGCACCGCGGCGATCGCCAGCGTCAGCAAGATCGGTTTCAGGTTGTCGCGGAACCCGCGGAACACCGCGAGCCGGTCCGGCGCCTGAACCGCGTTCTGCGCCTTGACCTTTTCGAACACCGGAGTCTCGGACAGGCGCGACCGGATGTAGAGGCCGATGAGCGCCAGCGGGGCGGCCATGAGGAACGGCACGCGCCAGCCCCAGCCGAGGATCTGATCCTCGGTGAGCACCGAGTTGAGGAACAATGCGAACAGACTGCCTGCGATGGTCGCGAGTGCGGCCGTGCCCGAGACCACGCTCGCGAAGATGCCGCGTCGGTTCGCGGGGGTCGACTCGACCAGGAACGCGGCGGAACCGGTCCACTCGCCGCCCGCCGAAAGGCCCTGCACACACCGCAGCAGCACGAGCAGGCAGGGTGCCGCGATACCGATGGCTGTGTAGTCGGGAAGCGCGCCGATGAGCGTGGTCGCGGTGCCCATCGCGACGACTGAGACGGCCAATTGCGTTCTGCGGCCGTACTTGTCGCCGATAGGGCCGAGCACGAATCCGCCGAGGGGACGCATGACGAACCCGACCGCGAACACCGCGAGCGACGACAGCAGCGCGACCAGAGGTGAGGTGCCGGGTGGGAAGAACAGCTCACCGATGATCGCGGCGAAGAAGCCGTAGACCGCGAAGTCGAACCATTCCATGAAGTTGCCGATGCCGACGGCGACGGTGATCCGGGCGCGGCTCTGCGGATGGCCGGCGGTGTTTCCGGATGTTGGTTTGTCCACTCGGGGGACCTTCCTGTGCGGATCTTCGATGACGCGCTCCGGTGGTCGTAACGTACCGCAATTTTGTATGACAGTCATTCAATCTGAGGAAGTTCGCCGGAACCTGGGAACCACCTGGGAGCGGTTTGGGTGTTTTCGGGTGCACGAAGCCTTCGAAATGCTTTGTGTACAGCCCTTCGAGAAGCGAGCTGAGTGCTACGTGCGTCTGACCGGTGGTCAGGCGTTCTTCAGATGCGCCAGCGCGGTGTGCGCTGCCGTGCGGACATGGTCGGCCATGAGTGTCGACGCGCGTGCGGCGTCGCGGGCCCTGACCGCGCCGACGATGCCTTCGAGCTCGGCGATCACGTCGTGCGCTCGTCCCGGCTCGGCGAGTGAAGTGGCACGCAACGCCTGCACCCTGGCCTGGATGGCCTCCAGCAGTTGCTGGACGGCGTTGCACGACGCGCCCGCGGTCAGCACCACGTAGAACTTGGTCTTCGCGGCCAGCACCTCGCGCACCTCGGCGCCGGAGTTCACGACGGCGGCGAATTCCGCCACCGTGCCCTCGAGCTGGGTCACCTGATCGTCGCTCGCCCGCTCGACGAACCGCTGCACCATGAGCGACTCGAGCGAGGCGCGCACCTCATAGAGGTCCGCCGCGTCCTCCAGCGAGGGTGCGCTGACGATGGCGCCACGTTGCGGCACGACCGTCACGAGTCCCTCGGAGGCGAGCTCGCGCAACGCTTCGCGAATCGTGGTGCGCGAGACACCGAGGTTCTCGATGAGCTCACGTTCCACCAGCCGCTGCCCCGGTACGAGGTGGAAATCGAGGATCGCCTGCCGCAGCGTCGCGATGACCTGTTCCCGTAGCGGCGCGGCGGTGCGGCCGACCGGCGCGACCGGCCACGATTCGGCGAGCGAATTGCCAGGCATACCGCTAAGCCTAAGGGGAGGCACGCCGAAAGCGGACGCGTGTCAAGAACTCAGGCCAGGACATTGGCCACCGTCGCGGCTTTGCCGGACGCCGCCGGGTAGCGATCACGCACCCTGGCGTCGTGGCCGGGGATGACGTCGGCACCCGTCTCGGCCGCCAGGCGGTTGATGAACGCGAGCCCGGCCTTCATCTCGTCGAGATCAGTGAAAGCGAAGAACGGCCATTCGTTCTCGATCTGCTCGTAGAAGTGCGCCGCGTCGACGGCGAGGATCAACCCGCGCGTCGCGGCGTCGATGTGCACGAGAAGCTCGCCCGGGCAGTGGCCGCCGATCGGATACACCGTGATGCCGGGGAACACCTCGGTCTCCTGGGAGACCAGTCGCAGACGGCCGTCGTCGCGCGCCCTGCGCACGGGTTCGAGGTTTTCGGCCGTGGTGAACTCGCCATCGAGCGCGTCGGCCTCCCACTTGCCGAACCAGTAGTCGTACTCGGTTCTGCCGGAGACCACCTGCGCGTTGGCGAACAGGTGCAGGAAGCCGATGTGGTCGTAGTGGAAGTGCGACGTGATCACCATGTCGACTTCGGACGGGTCGACGTCGACCAGTTTCAGGCCCTCGGGGGGTGGGGTCACGCTGATCTCGCCCAGCCAGTCGCGGGCGGGGATGTCGTAGCCGGTGTCGACGAGGATCGTCTTGGCCTGTCCGTTCTGCCGGCCCCTGACGACCCAGAAGTTGTAGTCCATGTCGAGGTTGCCGTCCGGTAGGCCGTACTGCGCATAGTCGTGGAGCACGTCGCTGCGGCGCACGACGCGTTCGCCGTACTTGACCTGCCAGACGCTGAGCGGAACCGAACCTTCGGTCATGAGAACTCCCTGCTGTCGAGCGGATGGATTGCGGATGGATGGTGCGCGGATCGCGGCGGACTGTGATTGTCATCACGTTCTGTCGCGAATGTGATCGGTTCGGCTGACTATATGACCGTCATACAAAAATCGGCAAGGGTTCCGACACGAAAGGGGCACCCCCGCATGGGACGACTGGATGGCAAAGTGGCCCTCATCACCGGCGCCGCCCGAGGCCAGGGCCGGGAGATGGCAGAACTGTTCATGCGGGAGAACGCGACCGCCGTCTACTCGGCCGACGTTCTCGACGCCGCCGACACGGCGAGCAGCAAAGTCACCTTCGTCAAGATGGACGTGACGAAGTCCGACCAGTGGAGCGCGGTGGTCGACCAGATCATCGCCGCGCACGGCCGCATCGACATCCTGATCAACAACGCCGCGATCTGCCTGTACGAACCGATCCTCGAAACCACCGACGAGGTCTACGACCGCGTCCTCGACACCGACCTGAAAAGCATCTTCTACGGCATGAAAACCGTGCTGCCCCACATGGTCGCGGCGAAGAAGGGTTCGATCATCAACGTGTCGTCGATCTGGGGCCTGGCCGGCGTCCCGAATTCGTATGCCTATCAGGCGGCCAAGGGTGCGATCCTCAACGTCAGCAAGAACGTCGCCGCCACGCACGGGCCCGACGGCATCCGGTGTAACTCGCTGCACCCCGGCTACATCCTCTCGCCGATGAACGAGCATCAGGCGCCGGAGATCAACGCGGCCCTGATCGCGGGCACGGTGCTCGGCAGGCCCGGCCAGCCCATCGAAACTGCTTATGCGGCCTTGTTTCTCGCAAGCGACGAGTCGAGCTACGTCACCGGGACCGCACTCGTGGTCGACGGTGGCTATCTCGCGCCGTAGCGGTCGCCTGCGGCCGAAACCGGCCATATCGGGTGGTCGCCTTGGTCTGCGGTCAGCTCACGTGGCACGCTGTGCACGTGGCTGCCGAATCCGCCGAGATGTATGCAGGAGACATCAAGTCGGTACTGCTGTCCGAGGAGCAGATCCGGACACGTACCGACGAACTCGCGGCGGCGATCGCCGACGAGTACCGCGACAACCTCGGTGACGACGACCTGCTGTTGGTCACGGTGCTCAAGGGCGCGGTCATGTTCGTCACCGACCTGGCCCGCTCGATCCCGCTGCCCACCCAGCTGGAGTTCATGGCGGTCAGCTCGTACGGATCGTCGACGTCGTCGTCGGGTGTGGTCCGCATCCTCAAGGACCTCGACCGCGACATCAACGACCGCGACGTGCTGATCGTCGAGGACATCATCGACTCGGGCCTGACCTTGTCCTGGCTGCTGCGCAACCTGGCCACCCGGCATCCCCGCTCGCTGAAGGTGTGCACGCTGCTGCGCAAACCGGACGCCGTCCGCACCGACATCGACGTCGAGTTCGTCGGATTCGACATCCCCAACGAGTTCGTCGTCGGCTACGGCCTCGACTACGCCGAGCGCTACCGCGACCTGCCGTTCATCGGCCTGCTCGACCCGAAGGTCTACACGCACTGATCAGGTGAGTTCCCAGACCACCGTCACCGAGAAGTTCACCGCCTGCTGACCCGGTTCGAGCGGCACGGCCTCCATCGCCGCGCGCGGCATCGGCCGCGGTGGCGTCGAGCCCGATTCCTCCGAGATCGAGATGACCTCGCCCAGGCTCAACCCGGACAGGTCGGCGTACTGCTGGGCCCGGGTCTTGGCGTCGTCGAACGCCGCCGCCCGCGCGTCGCGCACCAACTCGGAATCGTCCTCGATCGAGTAGGACACCGAGTTGATGCGGGTGGCGTCGCCACCGGTCTGCGCGATCAGCGTCAGCGTCTGTGACGCGGTGCCGATGTCGCGGATCTTCACCTCGATCGCGTTGCTGGCCCGGTAGCCGGTGATGGTGTTCGACGTGTCGGAGCTGTTGAACTGCGGTTGCACGCTGACCTGCGTGGTGCTGATGTCCTTGCGGTCGATGCCCGCCGCGACCAGCGCGTCGATGACGGCGCGCTGGCGCTCGCTCGACTGGTTGAGCGCCGAGGTGACATCCGGTGCGATGAACTCCATCGCCACATCGGCGGTCAGCGTGTCGGGCACCCCCTGAACCTCGCCCGCCCCGACGACCGTGACCTGCCGCGGGTCACCTGAGGCGCCCACCGGCCCGGAATTCGCATCGCAACCCCCCAGTGCCAGCACCGCCAGGCCGGCCACGCCGACCACAAGTGCCCGGACCCGCTTCTTTGCATGCGCAGCGATCGGCATGGCACGCACCCTACCGGCCCGTCACGGTGTCACGAGGATCTTGCAGTGCGCGTCCGGTGCGGCGAGTTCGTCGAAGGCGTCGGCCATTCCGTCGAGCGGCACCGAACCGGTGATCATCGGCCGCACGTCGATGTCGCCCTCGGCGATGGCCCGCAGCGAGGCCGCGAACTCGGCCGGGTCGTAGCCGAACACGAACGAGATGCTGACCTGTTTGACCGCCGCGTACAGCGGGTGCACGGTGTCCGGTGGCACGCAGACCCCGGCGACCACCACGCGGGTGCCCACCGGGCAGCGGCGCAGGATGTCGTCGATGATGCCGGGCGCGCCGACGGCCTCGAACACCACCGCGGGCGTGCACCGGTGAAACGGTGAATTCTGCGCCGGGTCGACCGTGACGTGCGCACCCATGGTGGCCGCCAGTTGCCGGCGTTTCGGCGAAAAGTCCGAGGCCACAATGTGTTCCACACCCCGCATCTTCAGCGCCGCGATCACGGCGATGCCGACGGGTCCGCAGCCGATCACCAGCGCGGTCTCGCCGCGCTCGATGCGCGAGGTGTTCACCGCGTGCAGGCCGACGGCCATCGGTTCGGTGAGCGCGGCGAGTTCGGGGGCCAGCCCGTTGGGGACCGGCAGCAGCAGGGGTGCCGACAGCAGCATGCGTTCGCCGTATCCGCCGAGCGTGGTGTTGCTGTAGACGATCATGTCCACACCCCGCGGCGAGATCAGCACCGGCACCGAGGTGACCAGCGTCCCCGGCGGATGCGTGTCGGTGTCCGGTCCGGCCTCGAGGATCTCGGCACTGAACTCGTGGCCCATGAAGATGTCCCGGGACAGGTCCACGCTGTCGTTCTGGTTCGGCACACCCTCCAGTTGCGACGTCGTCGCCAGCAGCTCCTCGCCGTGCGTCGCGAAATGCAGGTCGGAGCCGCAGATTCCGCAGGCCTTGACCTCGACGAGCACCTGCCCGGGCCCGGGCACGGGCTCTGCCACATCGTCGCGGACCACCATCCGCCCCCGACGCAGGACCGCGGCGCGCATCAGTTGCGGCCCTCGCCGCGGTCGAGCTGCGGATGTGCCTGTGTGTGTTCGGTGATCGCGTTGACGATGGCCTGCCCGGCGCGGCCCAGCAGCTGGTCGCGCATGCCCTTGGCCCAGTCGTGCGACGCGCGCGGTGCGGCCAGTTGCCCCTTGAAGTGCGGGATCACCTCACGCGCGAACAACTCGTACGAGTGGAACGTCGCGGCGGGCGGTGCCCAGTCGTGCCCGAGGAGCAGAAACGTCCCGAACCCGCCGGAGCGGTCCAGCAGGTCCTGGATGTAGGCGATCGCGTCATCGGTCGTGCCGATACAGCAATTGCCTTTGGACGCATAGTTTTCCACGAACTCGTACGGTGTCGCCCCGCCTTCGGCCTGATTCGACAGCGGCACGAAACCCGCGGCGCCGAAGTACTTGGCGAAGTCGGC
This region of Mycolicibacterium goodii genomic DNA includes:
- a CDS encoding NAD(P)-dependent oxidoreductase, yielding MSTPNIGFIGLGNMGGRMTACIVRAGRQVLGFDTRQGAAEEVGATPAPTAADVVAKSDLVLLSLPDSAVVEAVVYSDPGFLEAIRHGQIIVDLSTSAPASTRRIAADVAARGATLLDAGISGGAAAAEKGTLTLMVGGDTSALETARPVLELFADKIFLCGDSGAGHTVKLLNNFLNAVTLSATAEVMVAAKKADLDLKTVLDVINASSGVSFASLNRFPKIIQGDYLKGGLTNTLMLKDVATYLDLVAQLGVASLNAPGPVAAFGLARQLGYADQISNTVVDAIGDVSGGVRLYNPKEAL
- the pcaC gene encoding 4-carboxymuconolactone decarboxylase, whose product is MTSEGTHAESYERGIKNRKEVLGDAHVQRSLDAVTEFSRPIQELVTEYCWGEVWSRDGIDRKTRSLLNLATLTALNRMHELGVHVRGAINNGVTPAQIQEVLIQSAIYVGVPAALESFRVAERVLKEMEIDV
- a CDS encoding NAD(P)-dependent oxidoreductase encodes the protein MSDTGPQEALTIGFIGLGRMGSPMARLLIKGGHRVLGFDLAQQARAHLTEAGGTAVHSAGAAAAADVVILMLPDSKVVTSVLGDDAVTAALAPGTIVIDMSSSEPVRTRELADELAQRRIHLVDAPVSGGVRGAEAGTLTIMVGGDADIVDRVTGVLELLGRPVRAGGVGAGHAVKALNNLMSATHLWVTSEAMIAGQKFGLDPEVMLSVFNGSSGRSGSTENKWPNFILPGGFDSGFGLRLMLKDMKIATALARAVGVEPTLGDEAVELWARAAEDLDPDADHTEVARWIASTTN
- a CDS encoding cupin domain-containing protein; translated protein: MIITPARSQAGVAGKPGSQFTGAAYPYLTMPATDGVTINTVNFTPGARTHWHFHEHGQILQVLAGRGLIQADGGPVHVLRAGDTVWAPPGERHWHGAAPDSFMVHTAISLGTTSWQIAVTDDEYTAPTSEVTA
- a CDS encoding N-acyl homoserine lactonase family protein, coding for MSPDNTNYRVTIVKFGERSTHKSDVYLNHHIYGQPDDPIRMDYFFWVVQNAERTIVVDTGFSKHGGESRNRTFVIDPARAYAALGVDPDTAPDVVVTHAHYDHIGNLDLFPKSRYVIAQREYDFWTGPLATRKQFHWSVEDDEIAVLATAHTQGRVHTWSASLELAPGITLLEVGGHTPGQAILLVPTDEGTVLLTSDAVHFYEELDADMPFAFVADLPAMYTGFDTITDLVSAGRVAHVVPGHDPSTLSRFTAVTEGELAGLAATIGSLS
- a CDS encoding SDR family NAD(P)-dependent oxidoreductase; the protein is MTGPTPGRFAGRVAVITGAASGLGRASAQRLAADGAHVVAVDINGDAVEELAAALPTESIGVRADISQEADVEAYVAAGVGKFGRIDLHHLNAGIFGSFAALPDLTVDDFERVMAVNVRGQFLGLRAAFRLYRAQDTRGSIAVTASIAGHTGSADLLPYQTSKHAVVGLVHAAAVYGGPLGIRVNGVAPGIVPTELFAAAASASGGKNDMVKRASTTPLRRAGTADEIAGVVSFVLSDDAAYMTGEILAVDGGASIINTVRPSGGAGAWDTRAVDDALYGKEWRL
- a CDS encoding carboxymuconolactone decarboxylase family protein, translating into MTLTTRQQQLKEDFVRIRGTWGEPWEAILRLDPEFLEAYTAFSSVPWRDGHNHLDDKTKEFMFIAVDAAATHMYSPGVRQHIKAAFDAGATPNEIMEVLELTSTLGIHAMNIGVPLLVQVLVEKGLRTGPAPLDANQERIKAEFTENRGYWHTFWDDMLELDPDLFEAYTNFSSVPWKTGTLAPKVKELVYIAFDTAATHLYVPGLKLHIENAIGYGATAGEILEVMEIASVLGIHAATTAAPILVEEAEKAGFELEPHTGSV
- the tilS gene encoding tRNA lysidine(34) synthetase TilS, giving the protein MDRSRAVDTLRRAMAECAAQVEGENWCVALSGGPDSLALTAIAATERPTTALIVDHGLQAASRAVAETARQQALSVGCVAARIIPVVVGRSGGPEAAAREARYTALRAARDGAPVLLGHTLDDQAETVLLGLGRGSGPRSIAGMRPHDPPWHRPLLGIRRAVTHAACEELGLKPWHDPHNFERRFTRTRLRLDVLPLLEEVLGGGVAEALARTATALREDTDTLDQIAAQALESAQTSTPGLGVDKLASLPDAVRRRVIRAWLLANGGTDLTDVQIRGVDRLVTAWRGQGGVAVGSNLARQRLFVGRRDGELVLYTEPV